From Lycium ferocissimum isolate CSIRO_LF1 chromosome 12, AGI_CSIRO_Lferr_CH_V1, whole genome shotgun sequence, one genomic window encodes:
- the LOC132039604 gene encoding PLASMODESMATA CALLOSE-BINDING PROTEIN 3-like, whose translation MEVLIFVAIFCSLNIIVVKVEATWCIVRSDASNQALQRGLDYACSYGADCAPIQSTGLCYLPNTIQNHASYAFNSFYQRSNMAPGSCQFSGTATVAKTDPSYGSCVYPASPRAAGGPIPPRIGVHNNVSGGITTIPVLYSPPQAIINPVYGNGTLPDTGSDDPNSQDSKATSPTFWTMASLASTCLMLLFLHIFQFC comes from the exons ATGGAAGTGTTGATATTTGTAGCCATATTTTGCAGCCtgaatattattgttgttaaaGTAGAAGCTACATGGTGTATAGTTAGAAGTGATGCAAGTAATCAAGCATTGCAAAGAGGATTGGATTATGCATGTAGCTATGGTGCTGATTGTGCACCAATTCAATCTACTGGGCTTTGTTATCTTCCTAATACTATTCAAAATCATGCTTCTTATGCATTCAATAGTTTCTATCAGAGGAGCAACATGGCCCCTGGCTCTTGTCAATTTTCTGGCACTGCTACTGTTGCCAAAACTGACCCAa GCTATGGATCTTGTGTTTACCCAGCTTCTCCAAG GGCTGCTGGAGGGCCGATTCCTCCCAGAATTGGAGTTCACAACAATGTAAGTGGAGGAATCACGACCATCCCAGTTCTATATTCACCACCACAAGCAATTATAAACCCTGTGTATGGTAACGGAACGTTACCTGACACCGGATCGGATGACCCCAACTCTCAAGATTCTAAAGCAACTTCTCCCACGTTTTGGACAATGGCAAGCTTAGCTTCAACATGTTTGATGCTCCTCTTCcttcatatttttcaattttgttaG
- the LOC132039243 gene encoding actin-related protein 2/3 complex subunit 4-like codes for MESMYDEYQADETRSRQQCVFRTSPELLLNPVTICRNEAEKCLIETSINSLRISLKVKQSDELENILTKKFLRFLSMRAEAFQVLRRKPVQGFDISFLITNYHCEDMQKQKLIDFIVQFMEDIDKEISELKLSVNTRGRLVATEFLKQFI; via the exons ATGGAAAGTATGTATGATGAATATCAGGCtgatg AAACACGCTCGAGGCAGCAATGTGTCTTCAG GACAAGCCCAGAACTTCTTCTTAATCCT GTTACGATTTGTAGAAATGAGGCTGAAAAGTGCTTGATTGAAACATCTATTAATTCCCTAAGAATAAGTCTAAAG GTGAAACAGTCAGATGAACTTGAAAATATACTAACAAAGAAGTTCCTTAGATTTTTGTCTATGAGAGCAGAAGCGTTTCAGGTGTTGAGGAGAAAGCCAGTTCAG GGCTTCGACATTAGTTTTCTCATTACAAATTATCACTGTGAAGACATGCAGAAGCAGAAGCTTATTGATTTCATAGTGCAATTCATGGAG GATATTGACAAGGAGATCAGTGAACTGAAACTGTCAGTGAATACGCGAGGAAGGCTTGTCGCTACTGAGTTTCTAAAGCAATTCATCTGA
- the LOC132040198 gene encoding LOW QUALITY PROTEIN: stress response protein NST1-like (The sequence of the model RefSeq protein was modified relative to this genomic sequence to represent the inferred CDS: inserted 3 bases in 2 codons) → MSGVSLQCGDCGTLFKSVEEAQEHAEVTSHTNFSESTEAVLNLVCTACGKPCRSKTESDLHTKRTGHTEFTDKTAEAVKPISLEVPKAKADEDVDMAEGGDDSGTGQHEEMVVPEVDQNLLSELETMGFPKARAIRALHFSGNASLEAAVNWVVEHESDPDIDETPMVPASSKKAEAPKPSLTPEEIKMKQQELKERARKKKEEEERQRERERKRIRIGKELLEAKRIEEDNERKRIIALRKAEKEEEARARERIRQKLEEDKAERRRKLGLPAEDPASXKPSTPVVEEKKSSFLPVRPATKAEKMRECLRTLKQTHKDDEAKVKTAFNTLLTYAKNVATNPNERNLXKIRLSNAAFQDRIGKLQGGIEFLEHCGFEKIEGGEFLYLPREKVDIAVLNTAGTELNNAIKNPFFGVL, encoded by the exons ATGTCAGGTGTATCATTACAGTGTGGTGATTGTGGAACACTTTTCAAATCTGTAGAAGAAGCACAAGAACATGCTGAAGTTACTTCACATACTAATTTCTCTGAATCAACTGAAGCTGTTCTTAACCTTGTTTGTACTGCTTGTGGCAAGCCTTGTCGCTCCAAAACG GAGAGTGATTTGCACACCAAGAGAACTGGCCACACAGAATTTACAGACAAGACAGCAGAGGCAGTGAAGCCAATCAGCTTGGAGGTACCAAAGGCAAAAGCCGATGAGGACGTAGACATGGCAGAGGGTGGTGATGACAGTGGTACTGGCCAACATGAAG AAATGGTTGTTCCTGAAGTTGACCAAAACCTGCTATCGGAACTCGAGACAATGGGATTTCCCAAAGCTAGGGCTATCCGCGCACTCCACTTTTCTG GCAATGCCAGCTTGGAGGCTGCTGTAAATTGGGTTGTAGAGCATGAAAGTGACCCAGACATTGATGAAACACCAATG GTACCTGCCAGTTCCAAGAAAGCTGAGGCTCCAAAGCCTTCTCTTACTCCAGAGGAAATAAAGATGAAACaacaagagttgaaggagcgtGCTcgtaaaaagaaagaagaggaagagagacaaagggaaagagagagaaaaag AATTAGGATTGGTAAGGAACTCCTGGAAGCAAAACGGATTGAGGAAGATAATGAAAGAAAACG TATAATAGCATTGCGCAAAGCCgaaaaagaggaagaagcaCGAGCTAGGGAGAGAATTCGTCAGAAGCTGGAAGAAGATAAG gcagaaagaagaaggaagctCGGTTTGCCAGCAGAAGATCCTGCTT CCAAACCTTCTACACCTGTTGTGGAGGAAAAAA AGAGCTCATTTTTGCCTGTCAGACCAGCTACAAAGGCCGAGAAGATGAGGGAGTGCCTGCGAACTCTTAAACAGACTCACAAG GATGATGAGGCCAAAGTCAAGACAGCCTTCAACACACTGCTAACTTATGCAAAGAATGTCGCTACAAATCCCAATGAGAGAAATTT CAAGATTAGACTTAGTAATGCTGCTTTTCAG GATAGAATTGGCAAGCTTCAAGGAGGCATTGAGTTTCTTGAGCACTGTGgatttgagaaaattgaaggGGGTGAATTCTTGTACCTGCCAAGAGAGAAGGTGGACATTGCAGTGCTTAATACTGCTGGAACTGAGTTGAACAATGCAATTAAGAATCCCTTCTTTGGAGTCCTTTAA
- the LOC132039603 gene encoding histidine biosynthesis bifunctional protein hisIE, chloroplastic, whose product MSISLKVLPKNNISGASNFKRYNNVVVVCTKKYSHQHISLQSKVDFLLDRVKWDDKGLAVAIAQNVDTGAVLMQGFANREALSTTISSRKATFYSRSRSSLWTKGETSNNFINVFDVFLDCDRDSIIYLGKPDGPTCHTGAETCYYTPVDELLKNPGVEKNELALTTLYALESTINQRKAETSSSSNGKPSWTKRLLLDDKLLCSKIREEADELCRTLEQNEDEGRTASEMADVLYHAMVLLSLRGVKIEEVMQVLRQRFSKSGIEEKNSRKS is encoded by the exons ATGTCAATTTCTTTGAAAGTTTTACCTAAAAACAATATTAGCGGGGCTTCGAACTTTAAGCGATATAATAATGTAGTAGTCGTATGTACcaaaaaatattcacatcaaCATATCTCTCTCCAATCAAAG GTTGATTTCTTACTAGACCGTGTCAAATGGGACGACAAAGGTTTGGCGGTTGCAATAGCCCAAAATGTTGATACAGGAGCGGTTTTAATGCAAGGGTTTGCAAACAGAGAGGCTCTGTCAACAACCATCTCATCACGTAAAGCAACATTTTATAGCCGGTCACGGTCATCTTTATGGACAAAGGGAGAGACCTCCAATAATTTTATCAATGTTTTTGATGTCTTTCTTGATTGTGATCGTGATTCT ATAATATATCTTGGGAAGCCTGATGGCCCAACATGCCATACGGGGGCAGAGACATGTTATTACACACCAGTTGATGAACTCCTGAAAAATCCAGGG GTTGAGAAAAATGAGCTGGCTTTGACGACTTTATACGCATTAGAATCTACAATCAACCAAAGGAAGGCAGAAACATCTAGTTCTTCAAATGGAAAACCCTCATGGACAAAGCGATTGTTGCTTGATGACAAGTTGCTTTGCTCCAAAATTAG AGAGGAGGCTGACGAGTTATGCCGAACTCTGGAGCAAAACGAGGATGAAGGACGGACCGCCTCAGAGATGGCAGATGTCTTGTATCATGCCATGGTTTTGCTTTCTCTTAGAGGAGTAAAAATCGAGGAAGTTATGCAGGTCCTGAGACAAAGGTTTTCAAAGTcaggaattgaagaaaagaacAGTCGGAAATCCTAG